In Capsicum annuum cultivar UCD-10X-F1 chromosome 11, UCD10Xv1.1, whole genome shotgun sequence, one genomic interval encodes:
- the LOC107848429 gene encoding pre-mRNA-processing-splicing factor 8A isoform X2, whose product MWRGNGQDMWNNSNIAPPGTSGEGPQPPPSSMMRPPPEPPPQLMHPSPGTSSGPPSIMPPGTSVGGASGSGPPLPPLSYTVLPTEAQLEEKARKWMQLNSNRYSDKRKFGFVETQKEDMPPEHVRKIIRFVTVASGAASGKYLQYELWEVPEFLFKQLTEWKLRYLSSNRLTGPI is encoded by the exons ATGTGGAGGGGAAACGGACAAGATATGTGGAACAATAGTAACATAGCACCACCGGGTACTAGCGGAGAAGGACCACAACCGCCACCGTCGTCAATGATGCGGCCACCTCCGGAACCTCCGCCGCAGCTGATGCATCCGTCACCTGGTACTAGTTCAGGACCGCCGTCTATAATGCCTCCGGGTACAAGTGTTGGAGGAGCTAGCGGTTCTGGACCACCTCTACCGCCGCTGTCGTATACTGTTTTGCCTACTGAGGCTCAGCTTGAAGAGAAAGCGAGGAAATGGATGCAGCTTAACTCTAATCGGTATAGTGATAAACGGAAGTTCGGATTCGTTGAAACGCAGAAGGAAGATATGCCGCCGGAACATGTCCGCAAGATTAttag GTTTGTAACTGTTGCGTCTGGAGCAGCCTCGGGGAAATATTTGCAGTATGAGTTGTGGGAGGTCCCAGAATTTCTGTTCAAACAGCTTACGGAGTGGAAGTTGAG GTACCTGTCAAGCAATCGACTTACTGGACCAATTTAA
- the LOC107848429 gene encoding pre-mRNA-processing-splicing factor 8A isoform X1, with protein MWRGNGQDMWNNSNIAPPGTSGEGPQPPPSSMMRPPPEPPPQLMHPSPGTSSGPPSIMPPGTSVGGASGSGPPLPPLSYTVLPTEAQLEEKARKWMQLNSNRYSDKRKFGFVETQKEDMPPEHVRKIIRNNFPSIVFYIGFQQVAAHCISCWFEVNIIVMTQVCNCCVWSSLGEIFAV; from the exons ATGTGGAGGGGAAACGGACAAGATATGTGGAACAATAGTAACATAGCACCACCGGGTACTAGCGGAGAAGGACCACAACCGCCACCGTCGTCAATGATGCGGCCACCTCCGGAACCTCCGCCGCAGCTGATGCATCCGTCACCTGGTACTAGTTCAGGACCGCCGTCTATAATGCCTCCGGGTACAAGTGTTGGAGGAGCTAGCGGTTCTGGACCACCTCTACCGCCGCTGTCGTATACTGTTTTGCCTACTGAGGCTCAGCTTGAAGAGAAAGCGAGGAAATGGATGCAGCTTAACTCTAATCGGTATAGTGATAAACGGAAGTTCGGATTCGTTGAAACGCAGAAGGAAGATATGCCGCCGGAACATGTCCGCAAGATTAttag GAACAATTTCCCAAGCATTGTCTTCTACATCGGTTTTCAACAAGTGGCAGCTCATTGTATCAGTTGCTGGTTTGAGGTCAACATAATAGTCATGACACAA GTTTGTAACTGTTGCGTCTGGAGCAGCCTCGGGGAAATATTTGCAGTATGA
- the LOC107848429 gene encoding pre-mRNA-processing-splicing factor 8A isoform X3: MWRGNGQDMWNNSNIAPPGTSGEGPQPPPSSMMRPPPEPPPQLMHPSPGTSSGPPSIMPPGTSVGGASGSGPPLPPLSYTVLPTEAQLEEKARKWMQLNSNRYSDKRKFGFVETQKEDMPPEHVRKIIRDVIGLNSFTLVVNLPQLLYFIQTRDRHKSAKLVLKLF; this comes from the exons ATGTGGAGGGGAAACGGACAAGATATGTGGAACAATAGTAACATAGCACCACCGGGTACTAGCGGAGAAGGACCACAACCGCCACCGTCGTCAATGATGCGGCCACCTCCGGAACCTCCGCCGCAGCTGATGCATCCGTCACCTGGTACTAGTTCAGGACCGCCGTCTATAATGCCTCCGGGTACAAGTGTTGGAGGAGCTAGCGGTTCTGGACCACCTCTACCGCCGCTGTCGTATACTGTTTTGCCTACTGAGGCTCAGCTTGAAGAGAAAGCGAGGAAATGGATGCAGCTTAACTCTAATCGGTATAGTGATAAACGGAAGTTCGGATTCGTTGAAACGCAGAAGGAAGATATGCCGCCGGAACATGTCCGCAAGATTAttag GGATGTGATTGGGTTGAATAGCTTTACGCTAGTTGTCAACCTACCGCAACTCCTCTATTTTATCCAGACTAGGGATCGACATAAGAGTGCTAAGCTCgttttgaaacttttctaa